Within the Acidobacteriota bacterium genome, the region CGCCAGCGTGGCGTCCGGCTGCGTCTTCACGGTGTGGAAGATGGCGCCGCCGAGTGCCGACGCGCCGCCCGCTTCGTGAATGAAGATGTGGCTCTCGTCTCCGAGGATGACTTCCTGTCCGCGGCGCGCGTGCGTGAGCACGGAGATGAGATTGCCCATCGTGCCGCTCGGAACGAACAGCGCCGCTTCCTTCCCCATCCGCTCGGCCGCGAGCGCTTCGAGCGCATTGACGCTCGGATCCTCACCGTACACGTCGTCGCCGACGTCGGCTGCCGCCATCGCGCGGCGCATCTCGGGGGTCGGCAGCGTCACGGTGTCGCTTCTGAGGTCCAGCATGCTCCATCGATTCTATCGCCCCGCCGGCAGCGCCGCCATCGATGCCGGGAATCCGGCAGGCGCGCGCGCGGATTCGCGAAAATCGCGCCGGAACTATCGGCAGGCACTGAGCATGAAGGTTGCTCCTCACGACTGACATGAACGAACACGTGCTCCTCGGCGACGAGGCCGTTGCCCTCGGAGCCGTGCACGCGGGGCTGACCGCGGCCTACGGCTACCCGGGCACCCCATCCACCGAGATTGTCGAGTTCCTGATCCGCCACGCCGAACGGCACGGGCGGCCGCTCGCCTCCTGGACCACGAACGAGAAGACCGCGTACGAGGCGGCGCTGGGCGTGTCCCTCGCCGGGCGGCGGACGCTCGTGGCGATGAAGCACGTCGGGCTGAACGTCGCGGCCGACCCCTTCATCAACTCGGCGCTCCTTGATCTGGGTGGCGGCCTCGTCGTGGTCGTCGCCGACGATCCCGGGATGCACAGCTCGCAGAACGGGCAGGACACGCGGTTCTACGCGGACTTCGCGCGCACGCTCTGCCTCGAGCCGGCGAACGCGCAGGAAGCCTACGACATGACCCGCGAGGCATTCGATCTGTCGGAGCGGTTTCACGTACCGGCCGTCATCCGGCTGGTGACACGGCTGGCGCACAGCCGCGGCGTCGTGCGCACCGGCGAGGCGCGCGGCCAAAACCCGCCCCGCCCCGCCGCGGACCGTGCCGCCTGGACGCTGCTCCCCTCGTACGCGCGCGAGTTGTGGCGCGGCCTGCTCGAGCGGCAGCATGAACTTCGCGCGTATACGTCGCGGCACGGCAACACGCTGTCGCTCGCGGACAGCCGGCTCGGCGTCGTGACGTGCGGCATCGCGCGCAACTACTACGAGGAGAACGCCGACGACCTGCCGTTTCTGCCCTCGCACCTCCACATCGGTGCGTACCCGATGCCGGTGGACCTGCTGCGCCGCCTGGTGGCGCACGTGGACGCGGTGCTCGTGCTGGAAGACGGGTATCCCTTCGTCCAGCGCGCGCTCGGCGGCGTGCTGACGCCGCCCCGGGAGGTTCGCGGCCGCCAGACAGGCGCGCTGCCGCCCGACGGCGAGCTGACGCCGGATGTCGTGCGGGTCGCGTTGGGGCTCCCGCTTCGCGCCGGCCTCCCTCCCGCGGCGCTCGCCTTGCCGACGCGGCCGCCGCAGCTGTGCGCCGGGTGCCCGCACATCGATACGTTCAACACGATCCTGAAGGCCACCAGGGACCTTGGCGCGCGGGTGACCTCGGACATCGGCTGCTACACCCTTGGCGCGCTGCCCCCCTATTCGGCGGTCGACTCCTGCGTCTGCATGGGCGCCTCCATCGGGATGGCGAAGGGGCTGGCCGATGCCGGCGTGCGACCGGCGCTCGCGGTGATCGGCGACAGCACGTTCCTGCACTCCGGGATCACGCCGCTCGTCGATGCGATCGCCGCCAACACGCCGATGACGGTCGTCATCGCCGACAACGAAGTGGTCGCGATGACCGGCGGGCAACCGTCCGCGATCCCCTCCTCGCGCATGAAGCGCCTGTTGCTGGGGCTTGGCGCGGACCCGGACCACCTGCACATCCTCGACACCCACCCGAAGACCGTGGAGCGCAACGCGGAGATCCTCCGGCGCGAGATCGATCACCCGGGGCTTTCCGTCATCGTCACCGTGCGCGAGTGCATCGAGACCGCGCGCGACAGGAAGCGCATGAGGTTGGCCATGGCCGGCGCGACCGCCTGAGGCGGCGTTCTCATGAAATACGACATCATTCTCGCGGGCGTCGGCGGCCAGGGGGTCCTGTCCCTGTCCGGGATCATCGCGGCGGCGGCGATGCAGGAGGGGCTCTCGGTCAAGCAGTCCGAGGTGCACGGCATGTCGCAGCGCGGCGGCGCCGTGCTCGCGAACCTCCGCATGGCCGGCAGGCCGGTGGCGAGCGACCTCGTGCCGCTCGGGTGCGCGTCGCTCATTCTCAGCATGGAACCGCTGGAGCGCCTGCGCTACCTGCGCTACCTCTCACCCTCCGGCGCCCTCGTCACGTCGACCGAGCCGGTGCGGAACATCGACGACTACCCGGAGCTGGAACGCGTGCTCGAGACGATCCGGTCGCTTCCGCGGGCGGTCCTCGTGGACGGCGAGCGGTTGGCGCGCAAGGCCGGATCGGCGCGTGCCGCGAACATGCCCCTCGTCGGCGCGGCGTCGGCGCTGCTGCCCCTGAAGCTCGACACCCTCGAGCGCTGCATCGCCGCACGGTTCGCGTCGAAGGGACAGGCGGTGGTGGATACGAACATGAAGGCGTTCCACGCGGGCCGGGAGGCGGCCGCATGAACGTCGAAGCCATCCGCGACCTGATCGAACACGCCCGCGGCGAGGGGCGCCATGTCCTGCTCGAGACCGAGGGGCTCGAGTTGCTCGACGCGATGGAGATCGCGCGGCCGGCCTGCCGCTTCCTGCGCAGCAGCGCGGACCTCCTCGCTTCCGAACGCACGGGCGTGCCTGGCGATACGGCGGTCATCAAGGTCGTCTCGCCGCAGATCCTGCACAAGTCCGATCTCGGCGGCATCGCGGTCGTCCCGAACTGCCGCGCGGACATCGCCACGGCGATCCACGACATCGACACGCGGCTGAAAGGACATGCGATCAGCGGCTTTCTGCTGATGGAGTTCATCCGTCACGACGCGGCGCTCGGCGGCGAACTGCTCGCGGGGCTGCGCTGGACGCCGGAATTCGGACCGGTCGTGACGATTGGGGCCGGTGGGGTCACGACAGAGTTCCTGGCGCACGGCCTCCAGCGCGGGCGGGATGCGGCGATCTTCTCTCCCCATCTGCCGATTGACGCCGTCGGCGGCATGCTCGATCGCGTGTCGGCGGTCGCGATGGCCACCCGCGGCTTCCGCGGCCGTGCCCCGCGCACGAGCCTTTCGGAGATTACCGGACTCGCAGCAAAGCTCATGGCGCTGGCGCGCGCGGTGATGCCGCAGGGGATCGCCGAGTTCGAGATCAATCCACTGGCCGTCACCGCATCAGGCCTGTTTGCGCTCGATGTCCTCGTGACCCTCTCGCGCGAGTGGCCCTCTCCGCCGCCGCCGCGGCCGCTGCACAAGATCGGAAGGCTCCTCCATCCGCGGTCGGCCGCCCTCGTGGGCGTGTCCGAACAGCTCAATCCAGGACGCATCATTCTCAACAACCTGCTGCGCGACGGGTTCGATCCGGCGGCCATCACGGTGGTGAAGCCCGGAGTGACGTCTGTCGCGGGCTGCCGCGCCGTGCCCGACGTCGCGTCGCTGCCCGAGCGCGTGGATCTTTTCGTGCTCGCCGTGAACGCGGCGCAGGTGCCGGCGCTGCTGGGCGACATCGTCGCGCACGAGAAGGCCGAGAGCGTCATCGTCATTCCCGGGGGGCTGGACGAAAAGAGCGGGACGGAGGCCATCGTCCGCGGCATGCGCGAGGCGCTCATCGAATCGCGAACCACCGATTGGCAGGGCCCGATCGTCAACGGCGGCAACTGCCTTGGCGTGCGCTCGAGGCCGGGCCGCTACGACACGCTGTTCATCCCTGAGTACAAGATGCCCGCGAGCCGGGGGCCGGCTTCGCCGGTGGCCGTCATCTCGCAGAGCGGCGCCTTCGGCATCTCGCGCGCCAGCCGGATGGGGCGGCTGAATCCGAGGTACGTCATCACGGTCGGCAACCAGATGGACGTGACCGTCGGCGACTATCTCTCGTTCCTCAAGGACGAGCGATCGCTCGAGCTGTTCGCCGTCTACGTTGAAGGCTTCAAGCCGATGGACGGCATGCGGTTCATGGAAGCAGCCCGCCAGATTACCGCGAGCGGCCGGACGGTCGTGCTGTATCGGGCGGGGCGCACAGTCGAAGGCGCGCGCGCGACCGCGAGCCACACCGCGTCGATCGCGGGTGACTACCGCGTCACGCGCGCGCTGTGCGAACAGGCCGGCGTGGTCGTTGCCGACACGCTCGAGGATTTCGACGACCTGGTTCGTCTTTTCACGCTGCTGCGCGATCGCGCGGCACGCGGGATCCGGCTCGCCGCGTTGTCGAACGCCGGCTTCGAGTCGGTGGCCCTCGCCGACGCGCTCGGCCCGCTGCTCCTGGCGCCGTTCACCAGCGAGACCCGGCGGCGCATCCACGAGATTCTTGCCGCCTCACGCATCGACTCGCTCGTAGACGTGCACAACCCGCTCGACGTCACGCCGATGGCCGACGCGGCCACGTACGAGGCGGCGGCGCGCGCCCTTTTGGCCGACGACACGGTCGACGCCGCCCTCATCGGTTGCGTGCCGATGACGGCCGCCCTGCAGACGCTGCCATCCGGCGTCGCACACGGGGAAAATCTGCAGCGGGCCGACTCCGTCACCGCGCGGCTCGCGCGGCTGCGTGACGAGACGACGAAGCCGTGGGTGGCGGTCGTAGACGCCGGCGAGCTGTACGATCCGATGGCGGCCGTCCTGGAATCGGCGGCGATCCCGACCTTCCGCACCGCGGACCGTGCGGTTCGGATGCTGAGCGCGTTCGTGCTGCACAGGGCGCGCGCCGTTCAATACACCTGCCGCCACGCTTTCGACCGGGAGTCGTACATCCACCGCTCGTGGTCGTCCGGGCAGACGTAATCGAGCGTGTCGGCCGCCGTGCCCGCCGCCTGGGGCTCCGAAAGTCCGGGCGACGCGACACGCGCCACCAGGCGCTGGTCGCAATTGACGCAGCGGCGTTCTCCCGGGTCTTCCGGCCAGGACCTGTAGGGCATGCACTCCTCCTCGCGGCCGCAGTTCGAAGCAAGCTGGTTGCCAGCGCTAGTCTGGACGCCTCTCCTTCGGGATTGCAAGCGCAATCAAATCCGCCAGGTGCAGCGCGCGCCGGCCGGTCCC harbors:
- a CDS encoding indolepyruvate ferredoxin oxidoreductase — encoded protein: MNEHVLLGDEAVALGAVHAGLTAAYGYPGTPSTEIVEFLIRHAERHGRPLASWTTNEKTAYEAALGVSLAGRRTLVAMKHVGLNVAADPFINSALLDLGGGLVVVVADDPGMHSSQNGQDTRFYADFARTLCLEPANAQEAYDMTREAFDLSERFHVPAVIRLVTRLAHSRGVVRTGEARGQNPPRPAADRAAWTLLPSYARELWRGLLERQHELRAYTSRHGNTLSLADSRLGVVTCGIARNYYEENADDLPFLPSHLHIGAYPMPVDLLRRLVAHVDAVLVLEDGYPFVQRALGGVLTPPREVRGRQTGALPPDGELTPDVVRVALGLPLRAGLPPAALALPTRPPQLCAGCPHIDTFNTILKATRDLGARVTSDIGCYTLGALPPYSAVDSCVCMGASIGMAKGLADAGVRPALAVIGDSTFLHSGITPLVDAIAANTPMTVVIADNEVVAMTGGQPSAIPSSRMKRLLLGLGADPDHLHILDTHPKTVERNAEILRREIDHPGLSVIVTVRECIETARDRKRMRLAMAGATA
- a CDS encoding indolepyruvate oxidoreductase subunit beta, producing MKYDIILAGVGGQGVLSLSGIIAAAAMQEGLSVKQSEVHGMSQRGGAVLANLRMAGRPVASDLVPLGCASLILSMEPLERLRYLRYLSPSGALVTSTEPVRNIDDYPELERVLETIRSLPRAVLVDGERLARKAGSARAANMPLVGAASALLPLKLDTLERCIAARFASKGQAVVDTNMKAFHAGREAAA
- a CDS encoding acetate--CoA ligase family protein; this translates as MNVEAIRDLIEHARGEGRHVLLETEGLELLDAMEIARPACRFLRSSADLLASERTGVPGDTAVIKVVSPQILHKSDLGGIAVVPNCRADIATAIHDIDTRLKGHAISGFLLMEFIRHDAALGGELLAGLRWTPEFGPVVTIGAGGVTTEFLAHGLQRGRDAAIFSPHLPIDAVGGMLDRVSAVAMATRGFRGRAPRTSLSEITGLAAKLMALARAVMPQGIAEFEINPLAVTASGLFALDVLVTLSREWPSPPPPRPLHKIGRLLHPRSAALVGVSEQLNPGRIILNNLLRDGFDPAAITVVKPGVTSVAGCRAVPDVASLPERVDLFVLAVNAAQVPALLGDIVAHEKAESVIVIPGGLDEKSGTEAIVRGMREALIESRTTDWQGPIVNGGNCLGVRSRPGRYDTLFIPEYKMPASRGPASPVAVISQSGAFGISRASRMGRLNPRYVITVGNQMDVTVGDYLSFLKDERSLELFAVYVEGFKPMDGMRFMEAARQITASGRTVVLYRAGRTVEGARATASHTASIAGDYRVTRALCEQAGVVVADTLEDFDDLVRLFTLLRDRAARGIRLAALSNAGFESVALADALGPLLLAPFTSETRRRIHEILAASRIDSLVDVHNPLDVTPMADAATYEAAARALLADDTVDAALIGCVPMTAALQTLPSGVAHGENLQRADSVTARLARLRDETTKPWVAVVDAGELYDPMAAVLESAAIPTFRTADRAVRMLSAFVLHRARAVQYTCRHAFDRESYIHRSWSSGQT